The proteins below are encoded in one region of Bacteroides uniformis:
- a CDS encoding BamA/TamA family outer membrane protein: protein MDTKLTKWILPILMLITETAVHAQTHLAEAKNSVDSISTYPIDSLPKKRSFFGKILNYFNDANKEKKNKKFDFSIIGGPHYSSDTKFGIGLVAAGLYRTDRNDSILPPSNVSLYGDVSTVGFYLLGVRGNHLFPQDKYRLNYNLYFYSFPSLYWGQGYDNGANDDNESEYDRFQAQVKVDFMFRMARNFYIGPMTAFDYVYGHDFEKPELWKGMKARSTNVSLGFSLLYDSRDFLTNAYKGYYLQIDQRFSPAFLGNKYAFSNTELTTSYYQSVWKGGVLAGQFHTLLNYGNPPWGLMATLGSSYSMRGYYEGRYRDKCAMDAQLELRQHVWKRNGVAVWVGAGTIFPNFSELEARHILPNYGFGYRWEFKKRVNVRLDLGFGKHQTGFIFNINEAF, encoded by the coding sequence ATGGACACTAAATTGACAAAATGGATATTACCAATATTGATGCTGATTACAGAAACGGCTGTTCATGCACAAACACACCTTGCAGAAGCAAAAAACTCTGTGGACTCAATTTCTACGTATCCGATAGACTCGCTTCCCAAGAAACGCAGTTTTTTCGGAAAAATTTTGAATTACTTCAACGATGCCAACAAAGAAAAGAAAAACAAGAAATTTGATTTCAGCATTATAGGCGGGCCTCATTATTCCAGTGACACCAAATTTGGAATCGGACTGGTGGCGGCAGGACTCTACCGTACCGACCGGAACGATAGTATTCTCCCTCCGTCCAATGTCTCTCTGTATGGGGATGTCTCCACAGTGGGATTCTATTTGCTGGGAGTACGTGGAAACCATCTGTTTCCCCAAGACAAATACCGGTTGAACTACAATCTGTATTTCTATTCTTTCCCAAGCCTTTACTGGGGACAAGGATATGACAATGGAGCCAATGATGACAATGAGAGTGAATACGATCGCTTTCAGGCGCAGGTTAAGGTGGACTTCATGTTCCGGATGGCACGTAACTTTTATATCGGTCCGATGACAGCATTTGATTACGTGTATGGACATGACTTTGAAAAACCGGAATTATGGAAAGGAATGAAAGCGCGTAGCACCAACGTGAGCTTGGGGTTTTCCTTGTTGTATGATTCACGCGATTTTCTGACAAATGCCTATAAAGGATATTACCTACAGATAGACCAGCGCTTCAGTCCGGCCTTTTTGGGAAATAAATATGCATTCAGCAATACGGAACTGACGACCAGCTATTACCAGTCCGTGTGGAAGGGTGGGGTGTTGGCAGGCCAGTTCCATACTCTGCTGAACTACGGAAATCCGCCCTGGGGACTGATGGCAACATTGGGAAGTTCCTATTCTATGCGTGGCTATTATGAGGGGCGCTACCGTGACAAGTGTGCAATGGATGCCCAGCTGGAACTACGCCAACATGTATGGAAGCGAAATGGAGTTGCCGTATGGGTAGGGGCGGGAACCATATTCCCGAATTTCTCGGAATTGGAGGCCAGGCATATTCTTCCTAATTATGGTTTCGGCTACCGCTGGGAGTTCAAAAAGAGAGTAAACGTACGTTTGGATTTAGGTTTTGGCAAACACCAGACCGGATTTATATTCAATATCAATGAAGCTTTTTAG